From the Pseudobacteriovorax antillogorgiicola genome, the window CCCAATGAGATCCGCGTTATGGTAGGGAAAAGCCAAAGCTTTGTATTTAGTGGGCAAAGTCGCCTCGCAAGCCCCCGCACTTTCCGCCTCATGATCCACGGCGCAGATTCAGAGCAACAGCTCCACGATCTCCTTGGTCAAGTCCGCAAGGACCAACACATCGAAATCTGTCGCGACCAAGATGTCGAGGCCTCCGATCGATTCACAGGGTTTCAGCGAGTCCAATTCATCCCCGAAGCACTGCCCGAGCTAAGCTTTGACGACCTTAACACCGAACAAAGCTTTCTAGGAACCTGTTTTGACTACCCTATTCTCATCACAGGGATGACGGGCGGGGTCGACAAGGGTACTGAGATCAATCGTCGCCTAGCTCTTGCAGCGGAGGCCTACAATATTCCCATGGGAGTCGGTTCCCAGCGAGTGGCTTTGGATAATCCCGAATATGCTCCTATATTCGATGTAAAAAAATATGCTCCAAATTTATTTGTTATCGGTAACCTTGGCTTTGCTCAGCTAAAACAAGATAACTACTTGGACCTTTGTCGCCGGGCAGTGGATATGGTTTCGGCTGACGCTCTCGCCATCCATGTTAACGTTTTACAAGAAGCCATTCAGATGGAAGGAGATCGGGATTTTACTGACATTCTAAAGCGTTTAGAAACCGTGTGTCAGTCCCTATCGACTCCTATTGTCATCAAAGAGGTTGGTTCAGGCATCTCGTCCAATACGGCACAAAAACTTTTGGAAACTGGCATCGCTGCGATCGATGTTGGGGGCCGCGGCGGCACATCTTGGGGATATATAGAAGGTCTAAGGAGCAGCTCTTCGGAAACCATGGAGTTAGCTGAGACATTCCGCAACTGGGGCATTCCAACAGCCTACAGTTTGGTGGGGGTTCGAGCCTTAGCTCCCCAGCTACCTCTCATAGCGACTGGTGGCGTGCGCAACGGACTTACAGTCGCCAAGGCGATCGCTCTCGGAGCCGACCTGGTTGGAATCGGCTTACCTCTCCTTCGAGCTGCACTTCAAGGAGAGCAAGAGACCCGAGATACCCTAGCGACGATTGTACGGGGTTTGAAGGTTGCTATGATAGCGACCGGCAGCCGCAGTTTACGAGATCTTGAACAGCATATTTGTTTGAGTCACCCCATGGAGAAGAACTTTGACGACATCGTTCAGTCAAAAAGCTTTTATTAGAGGTCAAAGGGCCTTAGCAGCGAAACCTCCTCGGTATGGACTTATCAGATTTTAAGGAATGAGTAGTTTAAGATCTCTTGAACTATCGGAGAATCTGGGGCATCTTTTTCGAGCACCCCTCTAACGGCAAAGGAATGAACGGAGTAGACCATGGATCAGGAGATCAACCCAACATTCAAAAAGCAGTACGCTCCCCCTGCGATGGACCAATCGTCCCGCCTACCCG encodes:
- the fni gene encoding type 2 isopentenyl-diphosphate Delta-isomerase; its protein translation is MTDSIKLSPPLPWISDQGQTGFVTEISRQHLTLDIFEASQASSGPNEIRVMVGKSQSFVFSGQSRLASPRTFRLMIHGADSEQQLHDLLGQVRKDQHIEICRDQDVEASDRFTGFQRVQFIPEALPELSFDDLNTEQSFLGTCFDYPILITGMTGGVDKGTEINRRLALAAEAYNIPMGVGSQRVALDNPEYAPIFDVKKYAPNLFVIGNLGFAQLKQDNYLDLCRRAVDMVSADALAIHVNVLQEAIQMEGDRDFTDILKRLETVCQSLSTPIVIKEVGSGISSNTAQKLLETGIAAIDVGGRGGTSWGYIEGLRSSSSETMELAETFRNWGIPTAYSLVGVRALAPQLPLIATGGVRNGLTVAKAIALGADLVGIGLPLLRAALQGEQETRDTLATIVRGLKVAMIATGSRSLRDLEQHICLSHPMEKNFDDIVQSKSFY